A stretch of the Nosocomiicoccus ampullae genome encodes the following:
- a CDS encoding N-acetylmuramoyl-L-alanine amidase family protein: MKPQYNTMHNTGNTASARNEASFHNYNNLQVSYHVAIDDKEAVQLIPFNRNTWHAGDGNGAGNRQSIGIEICYSMDNGYSGAKSARYKKAEDNAALYIAHVLKQYGWGIDRLKRHYDWSRKDCPHKMHATNSYQAFRRKVQRYLDQLNGKKVTKAKSKKSE; this comes from the coding sequence ATGAAACCTCAATATAATACGATGCATAATACTGGAAATACTGCTTCAGCAAGAAATGAAGCATCGTTCCACAACTATAATAATCTACAAGTCAGTTATCACGTTGCAATTGACGATAAAGAAGCTGTTCAATTAATACCATTTAACCGTAATACGTGGCATGCAGGCGATGGTAATGGTGCAGGTAACCGACAATCAATCGGTATTGAAATTTGCTACAGTATGGATAACGGTTATAGTGGTGCTAAATCTGCACGATACAAGAAAGCAGAGGATAATGCAGCACTATATATCGCACATGTATTAAAGCAGTACGGTTGGGGTATTGACAGACTTAAACGTCACTATGACTGGTCACGTAAAGACTGTCCACATAAAATGCACGCTACTAATAGTTACCAAGCGTTTAGACGTAAAGTACAACGATATTTAGACCAATTAAATGGTAAGAAAGTTACTAAGGCTAAATCTAAAAAAAGTGAGTAA